A region from the Streptosporangium sp. NBC_01756 genome encodes:
- a CDS encoding NUDIX hydrolase, with the protein MRDSRASANDSPASDSPASDRAAARVVCVNGEGRVLLMHWRDPANGTTLWEPPGGGIDPGETPFEAARRELAEETGLPGGAVLNRWLPVRREFDWLGTHYVKTERFYLARFEDTPEVIPTAFTAEEEDTCLGSGWFSPAEMAELPGKLEPTDLVEVVSRLSRLA; encoded by the coding sequence ATGCGTGACTCACGGGCGAGCGCGAACGACTCACCGGCGAGCGACTCCCCGGCGAGCGACCGGGCAGCGGCACGAGTGGTCTGCGTGAACGGCGAGGGCCGGGTGCTGCTGATGCACTGGCGCGATCCGGCCAACGGCACAACCCTGTGGGAACCGCCCGGTGGCGGGATCGATCCGGGCGAAACGCCCTTCGAGGCGGCGCGACGGGAACTGGCCGAGGAGACCGGCCTGCCGGGTGGGGCGGTTCTGAACCGGTGGCTGCCGGTGCGCCGGGAGTTCGACTGGCTCGGCACCCACTACGTGAAGACCGAGCGGTTCTATCTGGCCAGGTTCGAAGACACCCCCGAGGTGATCCCCACCGCGTTCACCGCCGAGGAGGAGGACACCTGCCTGGGCTCCGGCTGGTTCTCTCCCGCGGAGATGGCGGAGCTTCCCGGCAAGCTGGAGCCGACAGACCTGGTGGAGGTCGTCTCCCGGCTCTCCCGGCTGGCGTAA
- a CDS encoding GNAT family N-acetyltransferase, whose translation MRIRRYRWSDLESVWALHQICLAQVGLAPGDGVYYEDDFPRINEIYLANRGDFLVGEVSGGRVVVMGGLRRIDDQTAEMCRMRVHPEFQRRGFGAQMIGALEARAIELGYVRLCGDTTLNQPAAIELYRKYGWREISREERGGCVVLYGEKDLVAAMSHNGQFE comes from the coding sequence ATGAGGATACGGCGCTATCGCTGGTCCGACCTGGAGTCTGTCTGGGCACTGCACCAGATCTGTCTCGCCCAGGTCGGTCTGGCTCCGGGGGACGGCGTCTACTACGAGGACGACTTCCCGCGGATCAACGAGATCTACCTCGCGAACCGGGGCGACTTCCTCGTCGGAGAGGTTTCCGGCGGGCGTGTCGTCGTCATGGGCGGGCTCCGCCGCATCGACGACCAGACCGCCGAGATGTGCCGTATGCGGGTTCATCCGGAGTTTCAGCGGCGCGGATTCGGCGCTCAGATGATCGGGGCACTGGAGGCGCGGGCCATAGAGCTGGGTTACGTACGGCTCTGCGGGGACACCACGCTGAACCAGCCGGCCGCGATCGAGCTCTACCGCAAGTACGGCTGGCGTGAGATCAGTAGAGAAGAGCGCGGCGGATGCGTCGTGCTTTACGGAGAAAAAGATCTCGTCGCAGCCATGTCGCATAATGGTCAGTTTGAGTGA
- a CDS encoding XRE family transcriptional regulator — protein sequence MSGRQHRETELARQIRARGLAAGRGSAQIAEEIYEKCGPQFGTTRIKGHRLAHGVALADVIEQIRALFERDGKAAPGIGETLLSAYESGLKRPGPEYLHYLCTAYRVEPASLGYVGPCICGHGHKMPGVVRGDLQDGRPDTSPGSRELSIQPTGGDPSADRGEEDENVLRRTLLQLLAGTGIALDGQVLGSVENIRRRMDETLVSATVSPAMLDQWEEATIGFGRQYMNTPPLRLLCDVLLEFSAVRKAMERRQPVDLQERLCRMAAQLSGLSGMIMVNLGDHRMARSFFRTGRTAADDTGDRALRAWVIAREALVPLYYGDPREALNLARKSRDLAGQTPCAAQAMAPVVEARALAMMSNSGKKEVVDQAKRALSRARAAFSQMAAADQDDSTFGYTERQLYFHQGDALVKLGQAMEADLILEQALTKYGPADWLDPTFINFDRATCKLLEGDLDEALSIAKLALAGLADGCRPDILMQRAHEVAKAVEAKDPGHPELKVYQEALRTPPVADPAEVDI from the coding sequence ATGTCCGGCAGGCAACACAGGGAGACGGAGTTAGCGAGGCAGATCCGGGCCAGAGGCCTGGCTGCGGGGCGTGGTTCGGCGCAGATAGCCGAGGAGATCTATGAGAAGTGCGGTCCGCAGTTCGGGACCACGCGGATCAAGGGTCACCGCCTCGCGCACGGCGTCGCTCTCGCCGACGTGATCGAGCAGATAAGGGCGTTGTTCGAGCGCGACGGCAAGGCGGCCCCCGGTATCGGGGAGACGCTCCTGTCCGCTTACGAGAGCGGGCTCAAGAGACCGGGTCCCGAATACCTCCACTACCTGTGCACCGCCTACCGGGTCGAGCCCGCCTCCCTCGGTTACGTCGGCCCCTGCATCTGCGGTCACGGCCACAAGATGCCCGGTGTCGTCCGAGGCGATCTCCAGGATGGAAGACCTGACACTTCCCCTGGTTCGCGCGAGCTGTCGATCCAGCCGACCGGCGGCGACCCCTCCGCGGACAGGGGTGAGGAGGACGAGAACGTGCTACGGAGGACGCTTTTACAGCTCCTGGCCGGCACCGGCATCGCGCTGGACGGACAGGTGCTCGGATCTGTGGAGAACATCCGCAGAAGGATGGACGAGACCCTGGTGTCGGCCACCGTTTCGCCCGCGATGCTCGACCAGTGGGAGGAAGCCACCATCGGCTTCGGCCGGCAGTACATGAACACCCCGCCGCTGCGGCTGCTCTGCGACGTGCTGCTGGAGTTCAGCGCCGTGCGCAAGGCCATGGAGCGACGCCAGCCGGTGGACCTGCAGGAGCGGTTGTGCCGGATGGCGGCCCAGCTCTCCGGACTCAGCGGCATGATCATGGTGAACCTCGGCGATCACCGGATGGCCCGGTCCTTCTTCAGGACCGGCCGGACGGCCGCCGACGACACCGGGGACCGGGCGCTGCGGGCCTGGGTCATCGCCAGGGAGGCCCTCGTGCCGCTCTACTACGGAGACCCGCGCGAGGCGCTCAACCTCGCCAGGAAGAGCCGTGACCTGGCCGGTCAGACGCCCTGTGCGGCTCAGGCCATGGCCCCGGTCGTGGAGGCCCGTGCGCTGGCGATGATGTCGAATTCCGGCAAGAAGGAAGTGGTCGACCAGGCCAAGCGGGCACTGTCCCGGGCCCGGGCGGCGTTCTCCCAGATGGCCGCGGCCGACCAGGACGACTCGACCTTCGGCTACACCGAGCGCCAGCTCTACTTCCATCAGGGTGACGCCCTGGTGAAGCTGGGGCAGGCGATGGAGGCCGATCTCATTTTGGAGCAGGCCCTCACCAAGTACGGCCCGGCAGACTGGCTCGACCCGACCTTCATCAACTTCGACCGGGCGACGTGCAAACTCCTTGAGGGCGACCTCGACGAGGCGCTGTCCATCGCCAAACTCGCGCTCGCCGGCCTGGCCGACGGCTGCCGGCCCGACATCCTCATGCAGCGCGCCCACGAGGTGGCCAAGGCGGTGGAGGCCAAGGACCCCGGCCACCCCGAGCTCAAGGTCTATCAGGAAGCGCTGCGCACCCCGCCGGTGGCGGATCCGGCCGAGGTCGATATATGA
- a CDS encoding mechanosensitive ion channel family protein, with amino-acid sequence MQSFLPDAWAPAIAGALAILLIVVIALILRKIANRLITRVVRRASSSNGGSIAGRLRGKQTTTLEGLDAVAAERRRQRAETIGSVLRPVASIVILGTAVLTVLDRLSIPIAPLLTSVGIVGVAVGFGAQELVKDFIAGMFMLLEDQYGVGDVIDAGAAVGTVEAVTLRITQLRDVDGRVWYVRNGTITRVGNESQGWSRATVDVPVAYASDIPAVRDLLKDVVEEMWNDRSYRDSVMVEEPQVWGIEQISDTAIVFRISAKTIPARQAEVARELRVRIKFALDRASIPIVG; translated from the coding sequence ATGCAGTCCTTCCTGCCGGACGCCTGGGCACCCGCGATCGCCGGCGCGCTCGCCATCTTGCTCATCGTGGTCATTGCGCTGATCCTGCGTAAGATCGCCAATCGGCTGATCACGAGGGTCGTGCGGCGCGCGTCCTCCTCCAACGGCGGCTCGATCGCCGGGCGGCTGCGCGGCAAGCAGACGACGACGCTGGAGGGGCTCGACGCGGTCGCCGCCGAGCGGCGCAGGCAGCGCGCGGAGACCATCGGCTCGGTGCTGCGGCCCGTCGCCTCGATCGTCATCCTCGGCACGGCGGTCCTGACCGTCTTGGATCGGCTCTCCATTCCCATCGCCCCCCTGCTGACCAGCGTCGGCATCGTCGGCGTGGCCGTCGGCTTCGGTGCTCAGGAGCTGGTGAAGGACTTCATCGCCGGTATGTTCATGCTCCTGGAGGACCAGTACGGCGTGGGCGACGTGATCGACGCGGGCGCCGCGGTCGGCACCGTCGAGGCGGTCACCCTGCGCATCACCCAGCTGCGCGACGTCGACGGCCGGGTCTGGTACGTCCGCAACGGCACCATCACCCGCGTCGGCAACGAGTCGCAGGGCTGGTCCCGCGCCACCGTGGACGTCCCGGTGGCCTACGCCTCCGACATCCCCGCGGTCCGCGACCTGCTCAAGGACGTGGTCGAGGAGATGTGGAACGACCGCTCCTACCGCGACAGCGTCATGGTGGAGGAGCCCCAGGTCTGGGGGATCGAGCAGATCTCCGACACGGCCATCGTGTTCCGGATCAGCGCCAAGACGATCCCCGCCCGGCAGGCCGAGGTCGCCCGCGAGCTGCGCGTCCGGATCAAGTTCGCCCTCGACCGGGCCTCCATCCCGATCGTGGGTTGA
- a CDS encoding globin, translating into MSAIPEEPQSFYDAVGGEVAFRHLVHRFYQGVVGDPLLRPLYPEDDLAGAEDRLRLFLIQYWGGPGTYSAQRGHPRLRMRHNPFVIGAAERDAWLKHMHDAVVSLELPDDLEKRLWDYLVYAAHSMVNAPDA; encoded by the coding sequence GTGTCCGCCATCCCCGAGGAACCCCAGTCCTTCTACGACGCCGTCGGTGGCGAGGTGGCCTTCCGGCATCTCGTCCACCGCTTCTACCAAGGCGTCGTGGGTGACCCGTTGCTGCGTCCGCTCTACCCCGAGGACGACCTCGCCGGGGCCGAAGACCGGTTGCGCCTCTTCCTGATCCAATACTGGGGCGGCCCCGGCACTTACAGTGCCCAACGAGGGCATCCGCGGCTGCGGATGCGGCACAATCCTTTCGTCATCGGCGCGGCCGAGCGCGACGCCTGGCTGAAGCACATGCACGACGCGGTGGTCTCGCTGGAGCTCCCCGACGACCTGGAGAAGCGCCTGTGGGACTACCTTGTCTACGCGGCGCACAGCATGGTCAACGCCCCTGACGCATAA
- a CDS encoding glycoside hydrolase family 13 protein, whose amino-acid sequence MHMETPWWRDAVVYEIYVRSFADASGDGVGDLTGVRQRLPYLAELGVDAIWLTPFYRSPMADGGYDVADYRDVDPLFGTLADFDALVADAHGLGLRVIVDIVPNHSSSEHEWFKAALRGEGRDRYLFRDGGDLPPNNWQSTFSGPAWTKAPDGQWYLHLFAPEQPDFNWRNPEVRDEFLDVLRFWLDRGVDGFRIDVAMGLYKAEGLPDTPPEDQAFKAESPIWGQPEVHEVYRDWRKVLDSYPGERMAVGEVWTDSPEDLARYVRPDELHQSFNFSWLEAPWSAQAFRKVIDDTLATVTAPTWVLSNHDVVRHVTRYGEGLVNSTTGLARARAALLAMLALPGSAYLYQGEELGLPEVRELPPEARQDPIFARSEGTLPGRDGCRVPIPWSGIAEPYGFSPDGTRPWLPQPAEWVPLTAEHQASDPGSTLGFYQEALRARRELRGSLSDEITWLDSAEGALFFSRGPLTCVINCGSEPVQLPPHDRVLLGSAPVDGYLLLPDTAAWLLTP is encoded by the coding sequence ATGCACATGGAAACCCCCTGGTGGCGTGATGCCGTCGTCTACGAGATCTATGTTCGCAGCTTCGCCGACGCCTCAGGAGACGGCGTCGGCGATCTGACCGGTGTCCGGCAGCGTCTGCCCTACCTCGCCGAGCTGGGCGTGGACGCGATCTGGCTGACCCCTTTCTACCGCTCCCCCATGGCCGACGGCGGCTACGACGTCGCCGACTACCGCGACGTCGATCCGCTGTTCGGCACATTGGCCGACTTCGACGCGCTCGTCGCCGACGCCCACGGCCTCGGACTACGGGTGATCGTCGACATCGTGCCCAACCACAGCTCTTCCGAGCACGAGTGGTTCAAGGCGGCGCTGCGGGGCGAGGGGCGTGACCGCTACCTCTTCCGCGACGGCGGAGACCTGCCGCCCAACAACTGGCAGTCCACTTTCAGCGGCCCGGCCTGGACGAAGGCACCCGACGGGCAGTGGTACCTGCATCTGTTCGCCCCCGAACAGCCCGACTTCAACTGGCGCAATCCCGAGGTGCGGGACGAGTTCCTCGATGTGCTGAGGTTCTGGCTGGACCGGGGGGTGGACGGGTTCAGGATCGACGTGGCGATGGGTCTCTACAAGGCCGAGGGCCTGCCCGACACCCCTCCGGAGGACCAGGCGTTCAAGGCCGAGTCGCCGATCTGGGGGCAGCCGGAGGTGCATGAGGTGTACCGGGATTGGCGCAAGGTGCTCGACTCCTATCCCGGTGAGCGGATGGCCGTCGGCGAGGTGTGGACCGACTCTCCCGAGGATCTCGCCCGCTACGTCCGTCCCGACGAGCTGCATCAGAGCTTCAACTTCTCCTGGTTGGAGGCTCCCTGGTCCGCCCAGGCGTTCCGGAAGGTCATTGACGACACCCTGGCCACCGTCACCGCTCCGACCTGGGTGCTCTCCAACCACGACGTGGTCCGCCACGTCACCCGGTACGGCGAGGGCCTGGTCAACTCCACGACGGGCCTGGCCCGTGCCCGGGCGGCTCTGCTGGCCATGCTCGCCCTGCCGGGCTCGGCGTATCTCTACCAGGGGGAGGAACTCGGCCTGCCCGAGGTGCGGGAACTGCCTCCGGAGGCACGCCAGGACCCCATCTTCGCGCGCTCCGAGGGCACTCTGCCCGGCCGGGACGGCTGCCGGGTTCCCATTCCCTGGTCGGGGATCGCCGAGCCGTACGGCTTCTCACCCGACGGCACCCGGCCCTGGCTGCCCCAGCCGGCCGAATGGGTCCCGCTGACCGCCGAGCATCAGGCGAGCGACCCCGGTTCGACGCTGGGCTTCTATCAGGAGGCCCTGCGTGCCCGCCGTGAACTGCGCGGCTCGCTCAGCGACGAGATCACCTGGTTGGACTCCGCAGAGGGCGCGCTCTTCTTCAGCCGCGGGCCGTTGACCTGCGTCATCAACTGCGGCTCCGAGCCGGTACAGCTTCCGCCGCACGACCGGGTCCTGCTCGGCAGCGCCCCCGTGGACGGCTACCTGCTCCTCCCGGACACCGCGGCCTGGCTCCTCACTCCGTAA
- the ettA gene encoding energy-dependent translational throttle protein EttA, whose protein sequence is MPEYIYTLQRVRKAHGDKVVLDDVTLSFLPGAKIGVLGPNGTGKSTLLKMMAGLEQPSNGDARLMPGFTVGMLQQEPPLNESKTVLGNVEEGVAETKAMLDRFNEIAELMATDYSDELLNEMGKLQDALDHRNGWDLDSQLEQAMDALRCPPPDADVTQLSGGERRRVALCKLLLEQPDLLLLDEPTNHLDAESVQWLESHLEKYPGTVLAVTHDRYFLDNVAGWILELDRGRCHAYEGNYSTYLEAKSARLKLEGQKDAKRKKRLEEELEWVRSNARARQTKSRARLQRYDEMAAEADKHRKLDFEEIQIPPGPRLGTTVIRAEKLTKGFEDRVLMDSLSFDLPRNGIVGVIGPNGVGKTTMFRMITGSETPDDGGIVVGDTVKISYADQSRGGIDPAKNVWEVVSDGLDYIKVGQVEMPSRAYIAAFGFKGPDQQKKSGILSGGERNRLNLALTLKQGGNVLLLDEPTNDLDTETLSSLENALLEFPGCAVITSHDRWFLDRIATHILAWEEGSNWFWFEGNFADYEKNKIERLGADAARPHRVTYRKLTRD, encoded by the coding sequence ATGCCGGAGTACATCTACACACTGCAGCGCGTGCGCAAGGCGCACGGCGACAAGGTCGTCCTCGACGACGTGACGCTGTCGTTCCTGCCGGGCGCCAAGATCGGCGTCCTGGGCCCCAACGGCACCGGAAAGTCGACGCTGCTGAAGATGATGGCGGGTCTGGAGCAGCCGTCCAACGGCGACGCCCGGCTCATGCCCGGCTTCACCGTCGGCATGCTTCAGCAGGAGCCCCCGCTCAACGAATCCAAGACCGTGCTCGGCAACGTCGAAGAGGGCGTCGCCGAGACCAAGGCCATGCTCGATCGATTCAACGAGATCGCCGAGCTGATGGCCACCGACTACAGCGACGAACTGCTCAACGAGATGGGCAAGCTGCAGGACGCGCTGGACCACCGCAACGGATGGGATCTCGACAGCCAGCTTGAGCAGGCGATGGACGCGCTCCGCTGCCCGCCGCCCGATGCCGACGTCACCCAGCTCTCCGGTGGTGAGCGGCGCCGGGTCGCACTGTGCAAGCTGCTGCTTGAGCAGCCCGACCTCCTCCTGCTCGACGAGCCCACCAACCACCTGGACGCCGAGAGTGTCCAGTGGCTGGAGTCTCATCTGGAGAAATACCCTGGCACCGTCCTGGCGGTCACCCACGACCGTTACTTCCTGGACAACGTGGCCGGGTGGATCCTGGAGCTCGACCGTGGCCGCTGCCACGCCTACGAGGGAAACTACTCCACCTACCTGGAGGCCAAGTCGGCACGGCTCAAGCTGGAGGGCCAGAAGGACGCCAAGCGCAAGAAGCGGCTGGAGGAGGAGCTGGAGTGGGTCCGCTCCAACGCCCGAGCCCGCCAGACCAAGAGCCGGGCACGTCTGCAGCGCTACGACGAGATGGCCGCCGAAGCCGACAAGCACCGCAAGCTCGACTTCGAGGAGATCCAGATCCCGCCGGGCCCGCGCCTGGGCACCACGGTCATCCGTGCGGAGAAGCTCACCAAGGGCTTCGAGGACCGGGTCCTCATGGACAGCCTCTCCTTCGACCTGCCGCGTAACGGCATCGTCGGCGTCATCGGCCCCAACGGCGTCGGCAAGACCACGATGTTCCGGATGATCACCGGTAGCGAGACCCCCGACGACGGTGGGATCGTCGTCGGTGACACCGTCAAGATCTCCTATGCCGACCAGAGCCGTGGTGGTATCGACCCGGCCAAGAACGTCTGGGAAGTCGTCTCCGACGGGCTCGACTACATCAAGGTCGGCCAGGTCGAGATGCCGTCCCGCGCCTACATCGCCGCGTTCGGGTTCAAGGGCCCGGACCAGCAGAAGAAGTCGGGCATCCTGTCCGGCGGCGAGCGCAACCGGCTCAACCTGGCGCTGACCCTCAAGCAGGGCGGCAACGTGCTGCTGCTCGACGAGCCGACCAACGACCTCGACACCGAGACGCTCTCCAGCCTGGAGAACGCCCTGTTGGAGTTCCCGGGCTGCGCGGTCATCACCTCGCACGACCGGTGGTTCCTCGACCGCATCGCCACCCACATCCTCGCGTGGGAGGAAGGCTCGAACTGGTTCTGGTTCGAGGGTAACTTCGCGGACTACGAGAAGAACAAGATCGAGCGGCTGGGCGCCGACGCGGCCCGTCCGCACCGCGTCACCTACCGCAAGCTCACCCGCGACTGA
- a CDS encoding GGDEF domain-containing protein, protein MAAPIHTSVKPRSGVTVLVDRWPLLGQRRALVVYFCGIVALDLVAIGLFALSTDFRWHDLATFAALMACGAVCIEATRRLGMPAGVSRDLLSAWWLPAALLLPPVYALLAPIPLQILLQKRVRETVLYRRVFSSAAIGLAGCAASVLFHTVAGDLAALTAGDGLTIAAAVGAAVLFTVLNTALIAVAAHTAAPDSRWREVLWNRESLLLDVVELCLGVLVAITCGLNPALLVLALPPVVLLQRSLLHAQLQAAARTDSKTGLLNAAAWQREADTEIVRARRTGETLALLIVDIDHFKRVNDTYGHLIGDQVLIGVAATIRSQLRDYDVVGRFGGEEFVVLLPRADVTEARRVAERLRSRIGRMAVPADDNLITVTISVGVAVMSMHGDDLIELLAAADLALYRAKELGRDRICLPATVVPPARRPGSEAAPS, encoded by the coding sequence ATGGCGGCACCCATTCACACCTCGGTCAAACCCCGCAGCGGTGTGACCGTCCTGGTCGATCGGTGGCCCTTGCTTGGGCAACGTCGCGCACTGGTCGTCTACTTCTGCGGAATCGTGGCGCTGGATCTCGTCGCGATCGGGCTTTTCGCCCTGTCGACTGATTTTCGCTGGCATGATCTGGCGACCTTCGCCGCGTTGATGGCATGCGGCGCCGTCTGCATCGAGGCGACCCGCAGGCTCGGTATGCCGGCCGGTGTCTCCCGTGACCTGCTGTCCGCCTGGTGGTTGCCCGCCGCGCTGCTCCTGCCTCCCGTCTACGCGCTTCTCGCCCCCATCCCGCTCCAGATCCTCCTGCAGAAACGGGTGCGGGAGACCGTCCTCTACCGGCGGGTGTTCAGCTCCGCCGCGATCGGCCTGGCCGGATGCGCCGCGTCGGTGCTGTTCCACACGGTCGCCGGAGACCTGGCCGCGCTGACCGCGGGCGACGGCCTGACGATCGCCGCCGCCGTCGGCGCCGCCGTGCTGTTCACCGTGCTCAACACCGCGCTGATCGCCGTCGCCGCGCACACCGCCGCCCCCGACAGCCGCTGGCGGGAGGTGCTGTGGAACCGGGAGAGCCTGCTGCTCGACGTGGTCGAGCTCTGCCTCGGGGTCCTCGTCGCCATCACCTGCGGGCTGAACCCGGCATTGCTGGTGCTGGCGCTGCCCCCGGTGGTCCTGCTCCAGCGGAGTCTGCTGCACGCCCAGCTCCAGGCGGCGGCCCGCACCGACTCCAAGACGGGCCTGCTCAACGCCGCGGCCTGGCAGCGCGAAGCGGACACCGAGATCGTCAGAGCGCGCCGCACCGGCGAGACGCTGGCCCTGCTGATCGTGGACATCGACCATTTCAAGCGGGTCAACGACACCTACGGCCACCTGATCGGCGACCAGGTCCTGATCGGGGTGGCCGCCACCATCCGCAGTCAGCTCCGTGACTACGACGTGGTGGGCCGGTTCGGCGGCGAGGAGTTCGTCGTCCTGCTGCCCCGGGCCGACGTGACCGAGGCGCGCAGGGTCGCCGAGCGGCTGCGGTCCCGCATCGGCCGGATGGCTGTTCCGGCGGACGACAACCTGATCACTGTGACCATCTCGGTCGGAGTGGCGGTCATGAGCATGCACGGCGACGACCTGATAGAACTGCTCGCCGCGGCGGACCTGGCCCTCTACCGTGCGAAGGAGCTTGGCCGCGACCGGATCTGCCTGCCCGCGACGGTTGTGCCCCCCGCTCGCAGGCCCGGCTCCGAGGCCGCCCCTAGCTAA